One Paenibacillus sp. SYP-B4298 genomic window, ATTATGACGGAGGTAGGTCGTCAGCCATGGATTGTCTTCGGGCTGCAACGGACAGAGGAAGGCGTATCGCCGCTCGTCTCCAGCGGGATGGTGGCGACGACCTTGATCGGATTTACGGTTGTATACGGACTGATTGCCGCCGCCTTTATCTATCTGGTTGTGAATGAGGTTCGCAAGGGCGCCGAGGACGATGCGCCGCCGCATGGCGGAGCGGATGCAGTGCCGCACGGTGCGGGTACAGCCGTCCTGTAGACGTTGACCCTCTGAGGCCGAGGTAGACGTTGGTGTACTGAGGCTGAAGCGTTCGGTACGCCGAGGGTGTACGTCGGTGTGCTGAGGCAGAAGCGATTGGCACGCTAGAAGCTGCAGACGTCGGGCACTGAAGCTGTATGCGGGGCACGTCTAAGCTGCGGCACAGAGATGGTGCGAACAGGATTCATATATATTCAGAAAGCGGGGCGTAAAGATGCTGGAGACGTTATGGTTCATATTAATTACGGTGTTGTTCATCGGCTTCTTCTTTTTGGAGGGCTTCGATTTTGGGGTCGGCATGCTGACTCCCTTCCTGGGCAAGACCGATACGGAGCGGCGGGTTGTCATCAATACGATCGGACCGTTCTGGGATGGGAATGAGGTGTGGCTCATTACAGCGGGCGGTGCGATGTTCGCGGCGTTCCCGAACTGGTATGCCACACTGTTCAGCGGCTTCTATATGGCGCTGTTCCTGATGCTGCTGGCGCTGATCGGCCGCGGGGTCGCCTTCGAATTTCGCAGCAAGCTGGAAAGTCCGAAGTGGCGTTCCTTCTGGGATTGGGTCATCTGTATTGGCAGCCTGCTGCCGGCGCTGCTGTGGGGGGTGGCGCTCGCCAATCTGATGCGCGGAGTTCCGATTGATGCGAGCATGAACTATGTCGGCTCCTTCTGGGATTTGCTGTCCATCTACTCAGTGGCTGGCGGAGCAAGCATGGTGCTGCTGTTCCTGCTGCACGGGGCGCTGTTCCTGACGCTCAAGACTGATGGGGTGCTGCGCGAGCGGGCTCGCGGCGTAGCGCAGCGTATCGGCGCTTGGACGAGCGGCGTGCTGCTGCTGTTCGTTGTGCTGAGCTATTTTGAGACGGATATGTTCACCTCTCAAGGGCTTAGCCCAGGGACGGTGCCGGTGCTGGCGGGTATGGCGCTGCTGTCGGTGCATTTTCTGATCAAGGCCGGACGGGACGGCTGGGCGTTCATTATGACAGGAGCTACGATCGTGCTGTCGACGATTACCGTCTTCATGCTGCTGTTCCCGAATGTTATGATTTCCTCGCTGAATGCGGAATGGTCGCTGACCATCTATAATGCGGCATCCAACACATATACGCTCAAGGTGATGACGATCGTGGCGGCAACGGTGCTGCCGTTCGTACTTGCCTATCAGATCTGGACGTACTGGGTGTTCCGCAAGCGGGTAACGGCGGAGGAGCATCTGGATTATTAATGAACGAGAGGGTGGGCAGCAATGATGAGAGCATTGTTCAGACGGGTAAAGGGGGCGCGCAAGCTATTTGCCGCTAGCGTTCTGCTGGGCGCGGCGGGCGGGATACTGCTCATCGCGCAGGCCATCTACATGGCGCGCGTTGTGAACGGCGCATTTCTCGGCGGCCTGGAGCTTGCTGCGCTGCTGCCCGCCCTCTATGTGCTGCTAGGCATCATAGCACTCCGCGCGCTGATGCATTCGGCTGGAGATTATGCGGCCGCACATATGGCGCAGCGGATCAAGGGCGACCTGCGGCTAAGGCTGGTGCGCAAACTGTCCGAGCTCGGGCCGGGCTACGCCAAGGGCGAGCGCAGCGGCGAGCTGATCGGCACTGCCTATGAAGGCGTGGAGCATCTGGAGAGCTATCTGGCGAAATATGTCCCCCAGGCCGCACTCTCCGCCTTCATCCCGGCAGCAGTCTTCTGCGTCGTAGCCGGACTGGATACGGTGTCGGCGATCGTCTTCGGCGTGACGCTGCCATTGCTCGTGCTGTTTATGATATTGATCGGCAAGGCAGCCAAGGCGAAGACCGACAAGCAGTTCAAGCTGCTGGGGCGGCTGGGCGGCCATTTCCATGAAATTTTGCGCGGGCTGCCGACATTGGCCATGTTCAACCGCAGCAAGGCACAGATCGAGATTATCGACCGGATTGGCGAGGAGCATCGCCGTTCGGCGATGGGCACGCTGCGGCTGGCCTTCCTGTCGGCGTTCGTGATGGAGCTGTTCGCTTCGCTCAGCACGGCCATCGTGGCTGTATTCCTCGGCTTGCGGTTGGTGGAGGGCGAGCTGGGCTTCGAGACGGCCTTCCTCGTGCTGCTGCTCGCGCCGGAGTTTTACACGCCGATTCGCACGCTTGGCGCGCAGTTCCATGCCGGGCAGAACGGGATGAGCGCGATTGCGCGCATCTTTGACATCTTGCAGGCGGAGCCGACCGGCTTGCCAGAACGCGAGGATGGCATCGTGCTGCCGCTCCGACAGGAGGGCTATCGCATCGAGTTTGAGCAGGTGTCGGTACGTCGCAGCGGCGCGGAGCAGGATGCGCTGACGGATGTATCGTTCACGCTGGAGCCGGGTGAGCGCATCGCACTGGTCGGGCCGACGGGCGCAGGCAAGAGCACCATCGTGGAGCTGCTGCAGGGATTTCTTAGACCGAGCTCCGGGCGCATCCTGATCGACGGCATTGACATGACCGAGCTGTCGATGAAGGCATGGCGCCGCCGGCTGTCGTCAATGCCGCAGCGCGTGCATCTGTTCCGCGGCACGGTGAGCGACAATATTCGGCTGGCCGCACCGGAGGCGACGGAAGCCGAGGTGGCAGCGGCAGCGGAGGCTGCACAAGCGGAAGGGTTCATCCGCCAGTTGCCGCTAGGCTATGAGACCGAGCTGGGCGAGACGGCTCAGCTATCGGGCGGCCAGATGCAGCGGATCGCGCTGGCGCGGGCGCTGCTGAGGCAGGACGCGCCGCTCATGCTGCTCGATGAGCCTACCTCGTCGCTCGACTCCATCCATGAGGCGGCGCTGCTGGATGCACTGGAGCCGCTGCTTGCCGCGCGGATGTCGGTGACGGTAGCGCACCGACTGCATACGGTGCAGGGCGCTGACCGCATCATCGTGCTCGCCGAGGGGCGCGTGGTTGAATCGGGCACGCCTCAGCAACTGCTGGAGGCTGCCGGGCTGTATGCACGCTTGCGTCATGCGGCGGAGGCGGAGAGCGCCGCCTTCGCCGCAGGCACGGCCGCCAAAGCAGCCGCCGATGCAATGGCAGCCCAGGCTGTAGCCGTGGCTCCGGCTGCGGGCGCGGCGCATACGAAGGCAACAGGCGCGACGAGTGCTATTGCGGCAGACAGCGCGGCGAAGATAGAGACAGAGCCGCCGCTTGCCGCATCGCTTGCGAGCCGTATGGGCGGGAGCCTGCCGACCGCTGCGGAGATGGCGGAGCAGGAGACGGCGCTGCCGGAACTGCCGAGGCTGCCGCTACCGGAGCGGCCGCATATCGAGGCGGAGGCCGACAGGCGATCAGCAGTGCAGCCAACAGCAGAGCCGCAGTCAACAGCAGAGCAGAGCCCGGCAGCAGGGACGAAGCGGGCACAATCGCCACAGGCAATCCCGCATGGTTCACGCGGACAGACAGGGAGCGGCAGCAGCTTGGCGGTTCTGCGCCAGTTGCTCGGGTTCGTCGCTCCTTACAAATGGCGCATGCTCATTGCGGTGCTGATCGGC contains:
- the cydD gene encoding thiol reductant ABC exporter subunit CydD, with the translated sequence MMRALFRRVKGARKLFAASVLLGAAGGILLIAQAIYMARVVNGAFLGGLELAALLPALYVLLGIIALRALMHSAGDYAAAHMAQRIKGDLRLRLVRKLSELGPGYAKGERSGELIGTAYEGVEHLESYLAKYVPQAALSAFIPAAVFCVVAGLDTVSAIVFGVTLPLLVLFMILIGKAAKAKTDKQFKLLGRLGGHFHEILRGLPTLAMFNRSKAQIEIIDRIGEEHRRSAMGTLRLAFLSAFVMELFASLSTAIVAVFLGLRLVEGELGFETAFLVLLLAPEFYTPIRTLGAQFHAGQNGMSAIARIFDILQAEPTGLPEREDGIVLPLRQEGYRIEFEQVSVRRSGAEQDALTDVSFTLEPGERIALVGPTGAGKSTIVELLQGFLRPSSGRILIDGIDMTELSMKAWRRRLSSMPQRVHLFRGTVSDNIRLAAPEATEAEVAAAAEAAQAEGFIRQLPLGYETELGETAQLSGGQMQRIALARALLRQDAPLMLLDEPTSSLDSIHEAALLDALEPLLAARMSVTVAHRLHTVQGADRIIVLAEGRVVESGTPQQLLEAAGLYARLRHAAEAESAAFAAGTAAKAAADAMAAQAVAVAPAAGAAHTKATGATSAIAADSAAKIETEPPLAASLASRMGGSLPTAAEMAEQETALPELPRLPLPERPHIEAEADRRSAVQPTAEPQSTAEQSPAAGTKRAQSPQAIPHGSRGQTGSGSSLAVLRQLLGFVAPYKWRMLIAVLIGFATVASNAGLMGVSGYLIAKAALRPENILLLYVPIVGVRFFGIARGVFRYVERLVSHDLTFRILKQFRTWLYSKLEPQGARLLERQSSGGLLSSVISDVDQLQNLYLRVIAPPVVAMLAVILGYSIVAAQDPSLGWMLVGMMVLSGLVVPGLGHLLGRRGAHAHVETRAQLYGEVGDLLSGMEALSLYGRTERQEERIGALQQQLGQHQDRQHWITAATGGLMSGLANLTMWLMLVACIPLVVSGAMEGYMIPALMLAAFACFEALLPLPQTFQHFSQTVSSGSRLLKLAEDADQMTAQMASAPHADASQAVRHAAPAAADAAEPAKAAAAEPAEAAADGQQRPAGAQSRRHSVSASILAEGESPQPASALSAAEAEQSAVDMEADRSRAWRTELTGVSFRYAEQEHDALRNISLTLERGKQVAVVGESGAGKSTLLQLLLKLRDYPAGSITINGHELKEMSSESVRSQFAVVSQQVQLFNASVADNLRLGRTDATESELREAARLAMLDERIERLPQGYDTVIGEWGAKLSGGERQRLALARALVRNAPALLFDEPGSGLDALTERAFGDSIQQVLQERAVLWVTHKLSGLERMDEIIVLHGGTIRERGTHAELLRSKGMYWRMWTIQQQEAWSRYLA
- the cydB gene encoding cytochrome d ubiquinol oxidase subunit II produces the protein MLETLWFILITVLFIGFFFLEGFDFGVGMLTPFLGKTDTERRVVINTIGPFWDGNEVWLITAGGAMFAAFPNWYATLFSGFYMALFLMLLALIGRGVAFEFRSKLESPKWRSFWDWVICIGSLLPALLWGVALANLMRGVPIDASMNYVGSFWDLLSIYSVAGGASMVLLFLLHGALFLTLKTDGVLRERARGVAQRIGAWTSGVLLLFVVLSYFETDMFTSQGLSPGTVPVLAGMALLSVHFLIKAGRDGWAFIMTGATIVLSTITVFMLLFPNVMISSLNAEWSLTIYNAASNTYTLKVMTIVAATVLPFVLAYQIWTYWVFRKRVTAEEHLDY